The Betta splendens chromosome 4, fBetSpl5.4, whole genome shotgun sequence genome contains a region encoding:
- the LOC114853735 gene encoding BMP/retinoic acid-inducible neural-specific protein 3-like: MSGPCISVRLTALMFLWKCLTLSLLQSCAAFGAAAAEPAGAAFSGSSGPLGWLLSDKGPFHHSQEFLDFTERYQQGFTTKYKIYREFGRWKVNSLALERQENNGFSLPLDPDFLQTIRQLGRRPSLRAITDSVIRKYGTHFLLSATLGGEESLMIFVDKRKLSRSSEAESNGTAVTLEALHQLAASYFIDRESTLHKLHHIQIASTAIKVTETRTGPLGCSNYDNLDSVSSVLVQSPENKIHLQGLQAILPEYLRARFVQAALSYIGCNEEGQFVCRDNDCWCQCTVDYPQCNCPEVDLRAMEASLLQIRLSWNTANQDFEESDEFQNFVRRLPTFYALNTSAIQYFWKMDPSVHHRYRQLELSAQQLLSKAQRIVNKLFTLSKRCRTQPKIIMLRERPFSYWLNYILSIMYCSENNHIGSYLEETRSCSCPYEHPPCQGVIPCAVGEGTSCASCSYENRSRCATCNQGYMLSQGVCRNEVPDSTDHYIGFETDLQDVELRYLLQKRDNRISIHGIFVSNDVRLNNWFDPSWRKRMLLTLKSNKYKSNHVHMLLGMSLQICLTKNTTLDPLLSVYINPFGGSHSESWIMPIDQNNYPDWERTKLDLPYDCYNWTLSLGNKWKTFFETVHFYLRSRIRGPSTNGNGTVYYEPLEYLEPGRNLGYMKINSIQVYGYSMHFDPEAIQDLILQLDYPYTQGSQDSALLQLLEIRDRVNRLSPPGAQPLDLFSCLLRHRLKLSTTDVARIQAALQTFSAKQPNSMEYETTKLCS; this comes from the exons ATGAGTGGCCCGTGCATCTCCGTTAGACTGACGGCCCTCATGTTTCTATGGAAGTGCTTGACACTAAGCCTGCTCCAGAGCTGCGCGGCGTTCGGGGCTGCGGCTGCGGAACCTGCCGGCGCCGCCTTCAGCGGCTCCTCTGGGCCCCTGGGCTGGCTCCTGTCGGACAAGGGTCCCTTTCACCACTCCCAGGAGTTTTTAGATTTCACTGAGCGCTACCAGCAGGGTTTCACCACCAAGTACAAGATATACAG GGAGTTCGGCCGCTGGAAGGTGAACAGCTTGGCCCTGGAGAGGCAGGAGAACAATGGCTTCTCTCTGCCGCTGGACCCGGACTTCCTCCAGACCATTAGGCAGCTGGGCAGGAGGCCCAGTCTCCGCGCCATCACTGACAGCGTTATTAGGAAATACGGGACCCACTTCCTGCTTTCTGCGACGCTCGGAG GGGAGGAGTCCCTAATGATCTTCGTGGACAAGCGGAAGTTGAGTCGCAGCAGCGAAGCCGAGTCCAACGGCACAGCCGTGACCCTGGAGGCGCTGCACCAGCTGGCCGCCTCCTACTTCATCGACAGGGAGAGCACGCTGCACAAGCTGCACCACATCCAGATCGCCTCCACCGCCATCAAG GTGACCGAAACAAGGACGGGCCCTCTCGGATGCAGTAACTATGACAACCTCGACTCTGTCAGCTCCGTTTTGGTTCAGAGCCCTGAAAACAAGATTCATTTGCAAG GCCTCCAGGCCATACTGCCAGAGTATCTAAGAGCCAGGTTCGTGCAGGCAGCTCTCAGCTACATCGGCTGTAATGAGGAGGGCCAGTTTGTGTGCCGGGACAACGACTGCTGGTGCCAGTGCACCGTGGACTACCCACAGTGTAATTGCCCCGAGGTGGATCTGAGGGCTATGGAAGCCAGTTTGCTGCAAATCCGACTTTCCTGGAACACGGCCAATCAAGACTTTGAGGAGTCAg ATGAGTTTCAAAACTTTGTTCGAAGGCTCCCCACGTTCTACGCCCTCAACACGTCGGCCATCCAGTACTTCTGGAAGATGGATCCGTCGGTTCACCACCGCTACAGACAGCTGGAGCTCAGCGCCCAGCAGCTCCTGAGCAAGGCACAGCGCATCGTCAACAAGCTCTTCACCCTCAGCAAGAGGTGTCGGACCCAGCCCAAAATTATAATGCTGCGAGAGAG GCCCTTCAGCTACTGGCTGAACTACATCCTGTCCATTATGTACTGCAGTGAGAACAACCACATCGGCTCCTACCTGGAGGAGACGCGGAGCTGCTCCTGCCCCTACGAGCACCCTCCCTGCCAGGGCGTGATCCCCTGCGCGGTGGGCGAGGGcacctcctgcgcctcctgctcctACGAGAACCGCTCCCGCTGCGCCACGTGCAACCAGGGCTACATGCTGAGCCAGGGCGTGTGCCGCAACGAGGTGCCCGACTCCACCGACCACTACATCGGATTCGAGACAGACCTGCAGGACGTGGAGCTGCGCTACCTCCTGCAGAAGCGCGACAACCGCATCAGCATCCACGGCATCTTCGTCAGCAACGACGTCCGGCTGAACAACTGGTTTGACCCCTCGTGGAGGAAGAGAATGCTGCTGACGCTGAAGAGCAACAAGTACAAGTCAAATCACGTCCACATGCTCCTGGGGATGTCTCTACAGATCTGCCTTACCAAGAACACCActctggaccccctgctgtcTGTCTACATCAATCCATTTGGGGGAAGCCATTCAGAGAGCTGGATCATGCCCATTGACCAGAACAACTATCCAGACTGGGAGAGGACTAAATTGGACCTTCCCTATGACTGCTATAACTGGACTTTGAGTTTGGGCAACAAGTGGAAAACCTTTTTTGAGACTGTCCACTTTTACCTACGGAGCCGGATCAGAGGACCCTCCACGAATGGCAATGGAACTGTATATTATGAACCTTTGGAGTACCTGGAACCAGGGCGAAATCTAGGGTACATGAAGATCAATAGCATCCAGGTATATGGCTATAGTATGCACTTTGACCCGGAAGCGATCCAGGACTTGATTTTACAGTTGGACTATCCGTACACTCAGGGATCGCAGGACTCggccctgctgcagctgctggagatcCGGGACCGGGTCAACAGGCTCTCCCCGCCCGGAGCGCAGCCGCTGGACCTTTTCTCCTGTCTGTTGCGGCACCGGCTCAAACTGTCCACCACTGACGTTGCCAGGATccaggcagcgctgcagactTTCAGTGCCAAGCAGCCCAACTCCATGGAATACGAAACAACCAAATTATGTAGCTAG